In Oscillatoria acuminata PCC 6304, a single window of DNA contains:
- a CDS encoding PadR family transcriptional regulator, whose protein sequence is MNFEEIYDFFQNPPPLYLNKELTVCYVLSVLLAGDSYGTELIQQLEREYPAYRLSDTVLYSALKFLENERVIKGYWKKVEGRGRPRRMYQVHPEFQGQAHDFALLWQQYAQEGHGIPNSPPDHVHSHENKNHGTG, encoded by the coding sequence ATGAATTTTGAAGAGATCTATGACTTTTTTCAAAACCCTCCGCCGCTTTATCTGAATAAAGAACTAACCGTCTGTTATGTTCTCTCAGTATTATTGGCGGGTGACTCTTATGGCACAGAACTGATTCAGCAATTAGAGCGGGAATATCCAGCCTATCGACTTTCGGATACGGTACTCTACAGCGCTCTGAAATTTTTAGAAAATGAAAGAGTCATTAAGGGTTACTGGAAAAAGGTTGAAGGCCGGGGAAGACCCCGACGAATGTATCAGGTTCATCCGGAATTCCAGGGACAAGCTCATGATTTCGCTCTACTCTGGCAACAGTATGCTCAAGAAGGTCACGGCATACCGAATTCTCCTCCAGATCACGTCCATTCCCATGAAAACAAAAACCACGGTACGGGTTAA
- a CDS encoding DUF3611 family protein produces the protein MSNQTDLKALPPPVQRVIPALRRVGWISFWTQLVLAVVAGLIFLFAILIESPAPREAARTSNVSIAPGIFFAVLGLAALGLSIYWAYRYTRLSQQLSSVNSKLRPGRVKTVQIVRQGLMVNLAGMSFTLIAAEAIGGILLAKALQYQGGGSLVTALRPQDFIQALDIFVVLGNTHTIVAHFIGIVTGLWLLNWIDVNTQKEP, from the coding sequence ATGTCAAATCAAACAGACTTAAAAGCACTTCCACCCCCCGTCCAGCGCGTCATCCCTGCCTTACGCAGAGTCGGCTGGATCAGTTTTTGGACACAGTTAGTTCTAGCCGTTGTTGCAGGACTGATTTTCTTATTTGCAATTTTGATTGAATCTCCAGCACCTCGGGAAGCTGCCAGAACAAGTAATGTCAGCATCGCCCCGGGCATTTTTTTTGCAGTTTTAGGACTGGCTGCCCTCGGACTGAGTATCTATTGGGCTTATCGCTATACTCGCCTGTCTCAACAGCTTAGTTCTGTAAATTCTAAGCTGCGCCCGGGTCGAGTGAAAACGGTGCAAATTGTGCGCCAGGGCTTAATGGTTAATTTAGCGGGGATGTCCTTTACCCTAATCGCCGCAGAAGCCATTGGCGGAATCCTCCTCGCAAAGGCTCTGCAGTACCAAGGGGGTGGCTCCTTGGTGACGGCCCTACGCCCCCAAGATTTTATTCAAGCGTTGGATATTTTTGTGGTGTTGGGGAATACCCATACGATCGTGGCCCACTTTATTGGGATTGTCACGGGACTCTGGTTGCTCAATTGGATCGATGTCAATACTCAGAAGGAACCCTGA
- the proB gene encoding glutamate 5-kinase encodes MNLQTLVVKIGTSSLTQNSTGNLAIATIAALVETLTALRHQGHRVILVSSGAVGVGCARLGLKERPRTIALKQAVAAVGQGRLMRVYDDLFTTLQQPIAQVLLTRSDLVQRSRYVNAYNTFQELLRLGVIPIVNENDTVAIEELKFGDNDTLSAMVASLVEAEWLFLMTDVDRLYSADPRSNPDAQPITLVQHLDELRQLQVETGGSGSNWGTGGMMTKIEAARIATSAGVRTVITSSQSPRNLEKILQGEAIGTHFAPQKSTSNARKRWLANAVIPSGKLYLDEGAVRAICQGGKSLLAAGILEVFGEFEPSDAVQLCDRSGREIARGLVNYSSDELDRIRGRKSDEIPEILGYIVADTVIHRDNLVLSGSSSDAPELNNTDPLH; translated from the coding sequence ATGAACCTGCAAACCCTAGTCGTCAAAATTGGTACCTCTAGTCTCACCCAGAACAGCACTGGCAACCTGGCGATCGCCACCATTGCGGCCCTCGTTGAAACCCTCACCGCCCTCCGGCACCAAGGGCACCGCGTTATCTTAGTCTCCTCCGGTGCCGTCGGGGTCGGCTGTGCCCGTCTAGGATTAAAAGAGCGTCCCCGGACGATCGCCCTCAAACAGGCGGTGGCAGCAGTCGGTCAGGGCCGCTTAATGCGGGTATATGATGACCTGTTTACCACTCTGCAACAGCCGATCGCCCAAGTCCTCCTCACCCGCAGCGATTTAGTCCAACGCAGTCGCTACGTCAACGCTTACAATACTTTCCAAGAATTACTGCGCCTCGGGGTCATTCCGATTGTCAACGAAAATGATACGGTAGCGATCGAAGAACTCAAATTCGGCGACAATGATACCCTCTCGGCAATGGTTGCCAGCTTAGTCGAAGCCGAATGGCTGTTTCTGATGACCGATGTCGATCGCCTCTACTCCGCCGACCCCCGCAGCAATCCTGACGCCCAACCGATTACCCTGGTTCAACATCTCGATGAGTTGCGGCAGTTACAGGTGGAAACCGGAGGCAGTGGCAGCAATTGGGGGACGGGGGGAATGATGACGAAAATTGAGGCGGCCCGCATTGCCACCAGTGCCGGAGTCCGCACGGTGATTACCTCGTCTCAATCTCCGCGCAACTTGGAGAAGATTTTGCAGGGGGAGGCGATCGGCACCCATTTTGCACCGCAAAAGAGCACCAGTAACGCCCGCAAGCGCTGGCTGGCCAATGCGGTCATTCCTTCCGGTAAACTTTATTTAGATGAAGGGGCCGTCCGAGCAATCTGTCAAGGGGGGAAATCTCTTTTAGCCGCAGGCATCCTGGAGGTGTTCGGAGAATTTGAGCCGTCGGATGCGGTGCAACTGTGCGATCGCTCGGGTCGGGAAATTGCCCGGGGACTGGTCAACTATAGCAGTGACGAACTCGATCGCATTCGCGGACGAAAATCTGATGAAATTCCCGAAATTTTAGGTTATATTGTTGCCGACACGGTAATCCACCGGGATAACTTAGTTTTAAGCGGTTCCAGTAGTGATGCCCCAGAGTTGAACAACACCGACCCCCTGCACTGA
- a CDS encoding helix-turn-helix domain-containing protein has protein sequence MALETISQATLPQEELTAILTQIESELYRTKVYRTALGILKQRLGESADSSSMLLQAVARKAIWLALKQGSSLGQDDPEPLNESEFVGEELDLYQRSGDRHESQALEEIRTPESHSQSLGNSDPAALTQNPSPLSSPAKVNPFHRKKKQQQAQQQAQTIAHQQQWADRLTQIGQKLQGARCDRGLSILELHKQTLVPSRHIEAIENGYLSKLPEDVYVRSFIHKIGDVLGLDGARLANLLPVPPKQNAPIPSWHRQDFNLDLNVSPLHLYVGYTALMAGAIGGLGLMNGQSVPRTVPELDPTLTAPARDSHQGVLPMQTPGITSQAIACALSEIAPPEALDW, from the coding sequence ATGGCACTTGAAACCATCTCCCAGGCCACACTTCCTCAAGAGGAACTAACCGCTATCCTGACTCAAATTGAGTCGGAACTGTATCGGACAAAAGTTTATCGGACCGCGTTGGGAATCCTCAAGCAGAGACTGGGTGAGTCTGCTGATAGTTCCTCAATGCTGCTACAAGCGGTGGCTAGAAAAGCAATTTGGCTCGCGCTCAAGCAAGGGAGTTCTCTGGGTCAGGATGATCCAGAACCCTTGAATGAGAGTGAGTTTGTAGGGGAGGAGCTAGATTTATATCAGAGGTCCGGAGATCGCCACGAGTCCCAGGCATTAGAGGAGATCCGAACGCCGGAAAGCCATTCCCAATCCCTTGGCAATTCAGATCCAGCCGCCCTCACCCAAAATCCCTCTCCCTTGTCGTCACCGGCTAAAGTCAATCCCTTTCATCGTAAGAAAAAACAGCAGCAAGCCCAACAGCAAGCTCAAACCATCGCCCACCAACAACAATGGGCCGATCGCCTGACTCAAATTGGGCAAAAACTGCAAGGGGCACGCTGCGATCGCGGGTTATCGATTCTGGAATTGCATAAACAGACCCTGGTTCCTTCCCGTCATATTGAAGCGATCGAGAACGGCTATCTATCCAAGTTGCCGGAAGATGTTTATGTGCGGAGTTTTATTCATAAAATTGGAGATGTCTTAGGCTTAGACGGGGCGAGACTGGCGAATTTATTACCCGTCCCCCCGAAACAAAATGCACCCATCCCCTCCTGGCATCGTCAGGACTTTAACCTAGATTTGAACGTCAGTCCCCTGCATCTGTATGTAGGGTACACCGCGCTCATGGCTGGGGCGATCGGGGGATTGGGGTTGATGAATGGACAATCTGTTCCCAGAACAGTGCCAGAACTTGACCCAACTTTAACCGCCCCCGCACGGGATTCTCATCAAGGGGTCCTGCCGATGCAAACACCGGGCATTACCTCACAGGCGATCGCTTGTGCCTTGTCCGAGATAGCCCCACCCGAAGCACTCGACTGGTAA
- a CDS encoding YqeG family HAD IIIA-type phosphatase, translating into MSWGKLLEPDLFLGDSILSLTPEVVKEYDLKGLVLDVDETLVPIREIQVSEYLRQWVEQIRPVATLWLVSNNISESRIGGIARSLNLPYITGAAKPSRRKLRQAVTGMNLPVEKVAMVGDRLFTDVLAGNRLGMFTILVEPMVDPGEIMQTKHPVRSLEVWVSQILGASLAKKK; encoded by the coding sequence ATGTCTTGGGGAAAACTTTTAGAACCCGATTTATTTTTAGGGGACTCAATTTTAAGCCTGACACCAGAAGTCGTCAAAGAGTACGACCTCAAGGGTCTGGTTTTGGATGTGGATGAAACTCTCGTCCCCATTCGCGAAATCCAAGTATCTGAGTATCTGCGACAGTGGGTGGAACAAATTCGCCCGGTTGCTACCCTGTGGTTGGTTAGCAATAACATCAGCGAATCTCGCATCGGTGGCATCGCTCGTTCTTTAAATCTGCCCTACATTACAGGTGCAGCCAAACCCTCCCGGCGCAAGTTACGACAGGCGGTGACGGGAATGAATCTGCCGGTGGAAAAGGTGGCAATGGTGGGCGATCGCCTCTTTACCGATGTCCTCGCCGGGAACCGCTTGGGAATGTTTACTATTTTGGTAGAACCGATGGTAGACCCCGGGGAAATCATGCAAACCAAACATCCCGTGCGATCGCTGGAAGTCTGGGTATCTCAAATCCTCGGCGCTTCCCTCGCCAAAAAGAAGTAA
- a CDS encoding tetratricopeptide repeat protein, producing MMQFMQRVGKTLGRIWQQLIRLWKQWVHRSPPQSFQKKPENRVRFQTVKGPRPQPPKPLSAAEYEFLFSELLDGVHRGWSQAQVTQFLEEIGPASAGNLQDSQMERSDADAYVRWLRQFGTRLLNSPVPNQELARRMVQLGALNCGKLSAVAGEIGQKLLDREANTPSPATPASEFTLEHYLQLGQIHLDRRQYPSALTTFEQAATHSPHHPEVLYGLGLVCHRMGLYQEAVGHLTDALAQKPEFVAALTQRGLAYKALDDLAAATADFESAVAMKPNTPEECCARGKALMQLKQPEAAIAAYEEALTTHPESHRGWYDWGNVFYDLQRYDEAIAAYDKALDLQPDYAAAWFNRGASLGNLHRYKEAIAAFEKLLEIQSHDYHGWLCLGQTLERLHQIPEAIAAYERALQLRPDDPTAWRYRNGALLDLKKS from the coding sequence ATGATGCAGTTTATGCAACGGGTTGGGAAAACTTTGGGCCGAATCTGGCAGCAGCTTATCCGGTTGTGGAAACAATGGGTTCACCGATCGCCTCCTCAATCTTTCCAGAAAAAGCCGGAAAACCGAGTTCGCTTCCAGACGGTCAAGGGTCCTCGTCCGCAACCCCCTAAACCTCTGTCTGCGGCAGAGTACGAATTTCTCTTTTCTGAATTGCTCGATGGGGTGCATCGGGGCTGGAGTCAAGCTCAGGTTACCCAATTTTTGGAGGAAATTGGACCAGCATCGGCGGGTAATCTCCAGGATTCTCAGATGGAACGTTCCGATGCTGATGCTTATGTGCGCTGGTTACGGCAATTTGGCACTCGTCTTTTGAATTCCCCAGTCCCCAATCAAGAATTAGCAAGGCGCATGGTGCAGTTAGGAGCGTTAAACTGTGGCAAACTCTCGGCAGTGGCGGGAGAAATTGGTCAAAAGTTGCTCGATCGCGAGGCAAACACCCCATCCCCAGCTACACCCGCCTCGGAATTTACCCTAGAACACTATTTACAACTGGGACAGATTCATCTCGATCGCCGCCAATATCCCTCGGCGTTAACCACCTTTGAGCAAGCAGCAACCCATTCCCCCCATCACCCCGAAGTCTTGTATGGATTAGGTTTAGTCTGTCACCGCATGGGATTGTATCAAGAGGCAGTCGGCCATTTAACCGACGCATTAGCTCAAAAACCGGAGTTTGTGGCGGCCCTGACTCAGCGGGGTTTAGCTTATAAAGCCCTGGATGATTTAGCAGCAGCTACGGCGGATTTTGAATCGGCGGTGGCGATGAAACCGAATACCCCCGAGGAATGTTGTGCCAGAGGTAAAGCCTTGATGCAGTTAAAGCAACCGGAGGCGGCGATCGCTGCTTATGAGGAAGCCCTGACAACCCATCCCGAATCTCATCGGGGGTGGTATGACTGGGGCAATGTTTTTTATGACTTGCAGCGGTATGACGAGGCGATCGCTGCCTATGATAAAGCCCTAGACCTACAACCGGACTATGCTGCCGCTTGGTTTAATCGCGGGGCTTCTTTGGGGAATTTGCATCGGTATAAGGAGGCGATCGCTGCCTTTGAGAAACTCTTGGAAATCCAGTCCCATGACTATCATGGCTGGTTGTGCCTGGGTCAAACCTTGGAACGGTTACATCAGATCCCCGAGGCGATCGCAGCTTATGAACGGGCTTTACAACTGCGACCCGATGACCCCACCGCCTGGAGATATCGTAATGGTGCATTGCTAGACCTAAAAAAAAGCTAG
- the mltG gene encoding endolytic transglycosylase MltG, with protein sequence MKAASQRKTNWLLYVALILCAAIGISAWQGWRWWLSASAPVSESLPRDSVVEDTRLEVVQIDPGEPGQLIGVKLEEQGLIRSANAWNMWTRWLSRQNPDGGYKAGTYQLSPDEPMQAIAQKIWNGEVMQLNFTVPEGWNLRQMAAYFESQGFFTAEEFLSATQEIPWAEYPWLPKDIPHLEGFLYPDTYKLRADDITPQAIIQPMLTRFEQVALPVYQQPQNQTNLSLKEWVTLASIVEKESVVASERHRIAGVFTNRLKQGMTLGADPTVEYGLNIRQTEDQPLTLAQVNTPNPYNTYLNAGLPPTPIAAPGVASLEATLAPEETEYLYFVALYDGTHIFSRTLAEHEAAQDAIWDERDPTLR encoded by the coding sequence ATGAAAGCAGCGAGTCAACGAAAAACAAATTGGTTGTTATATGTGGCGCTTATCCTCTGCGCTGCGATCGGAATCAGTGCATGGCAAGGTTGGCGATGGTGGCTATCGGCTAGTGCACCCGTATCCGAATCTTTACCTCGGGATTCTGTCGTCGAAGACACTCGCCTGGAAGTCGTGCAAATTGACCCGGGAGAACCTGGACAACTCATCGGAGTTAAACTCGAAGAACAGGGCTTAATTCGGTCCGCGAATGCTTGGAATATGTGGACGCGGTGGTTATCTCGCCAAAACCCCGATGGAGGTTACAAGGCGGGAACCTACCAACTCTCTCCCGATGAACCGATGCAGGCGATCGCCCAAAAAATCTGGAATGGTGAAGTCATGCAGCTCAATTTCACCGTTCCTGAAGGATGGAATTTGCGCCAAATGGCTGCATATTTCGAGTCTCAAGGCTTTTTTACCGCTGAAGAATTTCTCAGTGCCACTCAGGAAATTCCCTGGGCTGAATATCCCTGGCTTCCTAAAGATATCCCCCATTTAGAAGGCTTTTTATACCCGGATACTTACAAGCTACGGGCGGATGATATCACCCCCCAAGCGATTATTCAACCGATGCTGACTCGGTTTGAACAGGTGGCTCTCCCAGTCTATCAACAACCTCAAAATCAAACCAATCTCAGTCTCAAAGAATGGGTCACCCTAGCCAGTATTGTGGAAAAAGAGTCGGTAGTAGCATCGGAACGCCATCGCATTGCCGGTGTATTTACCAACCGCCTCAAACAGGGGATGACTCTCGGTGCTGACCCCACGGTGGAATACGGATTAAATATCAGACAAACGGAAGATCAACCCTTAACTCTGGCCCAGGTAAACACCCCTAACCCGTACAATACTTATCTGAATGCGGGCTTACCCCCAACCCCGATCGCTGCCCCTGGAGTTGCCAGTTTAGAAGCCACTTTAGCCCCAGAAGAGACGGAATATCTCTATTTTGTGGCCCTCTATGATGGCACCCATATTTTTAGTCGCACCTTAGCTGAACATGAAGCGGCTCAAGATGCCATCTGGGATGAGCGGGACCCGACGTTACGGTAA
- a CDS encoding DUF4327 family protein, whose product MAPSTSTVQYSIEFIKEEARTLVKNGFVGRQQPIYTLCQYIPAREWAVVESELEKYDFLLRDRIVDLMGREDWGND is encoded by the coding sequence ATGGCACCATCTACATCTACCGTTCAATATTCCATCGAGTTCATCAAAGAAGAAGCCCGAACCTTGGTCAAAAATGGCTTTGTGGGCCGACAACAACCGATCTATACCCTCTGCCAATACATCCCAGCCCGGGAATGGGCCGTGGTTGAATCTGAATTAGAAAAATACGATTTCCTCCTACGCGATCGCATTGTGGATCTCATGGGACGCGAAGACTGGGGCAACGATTAA
- a CDS encoding DUF3727 domain-containing protein: protein MSRSESSKENGQSHTSSTILTDESGRSLSCYIEHSVEVNDNTYVLLTPIDTPVEIFAWQAEDEDDEPIPISEEEVDTIFDTAKAVLEEQNLTLKRSAITLTVSGELPEFTEEEISDDELGEAAEYEELQWLASFYHEEAEYAIYSPLDPVFILARLNEDGTPELLSDEELQELEPMMSTLEGMIEERLFEELE, encoded by the coding sequence ATGTCCCGATCGGAATCATCAAAAGAGAATGGGCAATCCCACACTTCATCCACAATTTTGACGGATGAGTCCGGGCGATCGCTATCTTGTTACATCGAACATTCTGTAGAAGTAAACGACAATACCTACGTTTTACTCACTCCCATTGATACGCCGGTGGAAATTTTCGCATGGCAAGCTGAGGATGAGGATGATGAACCTATTCCTATTAGTGAAGAGGAAGTGGATACTATTTTTGATACGGCTAAAGCAGTCCTTGAAGAACAAAACCTCACCCTCAAACGTAGCGCCATTACTCTGACGGTTAGTGGCGAACTTCCGGAATTTACAGAAGAGGAAATCAGTGATGATGAACTAGGGGAAGCTGCCGAATATGAAGAACTTCAGTGGTTAGCCAGTTTTTATCACGAAGAAGCCGAGTATGCTATCTACTCTCCTTTGGACCCCGTATTCATTTTGGCGCGCCTCAATGAAGACGGCACCCCTGAGTTGCTTTCCGATGAAGAGTTACAGGAACTTGAACCGATGATGTCTACGTTAGAAGGCATGATCGAAGAACGGTTGTTTGAAGAGCTCGAATAA